Proteins found in one Flavobacteriales bacterium genomic segment:
- a CDS encoding NAD-dependent deacylase produces MKKKLVVFSGAGISAESGLRTFRDSDGLWEEYNVMDVATPEAWQKDMALVLEFYNKRRVQILEANPNPAHHAVKLLEEKYDVTVITQNIDDLHERAGSSHVVHLHGNIRFARSTNPSDADRLYPIKGNHLNPGDKCPEGFQLRPHVVWFGEEVPLLPVAQKIVERADYLIISGTSLTVYPAANLIYAANYKCKKYLVDPGSIHVTDIENLSFIKEKASLGLPKLAEMLLKEEVING; encoded by the coding sequence ATGAAAAAGAAACTTGTCGTTTTCTCTGGAGCTGGTATCAGCGCTGAAAGTGGTTTAAGGACCTTCCGCGACTCCGATGGTTTGTGGGAGGAGTATAATGTAATGGATGTTGCTACCCCAGAAGCCTGGCAAAAGGATATGGCGCTGGTTTTAGAGTTTTACAATAAACGAAGGGTCCAGATTTTAGAGGCCAATCCAAATCCGGCACATCACGCTGTGAAATTGCTGGAGGAGAAGTATGATGTTACCGTAATTACCCAAAATATTGATGATCTGCATGAACGTGCGGGTTCATCTCATGTGGTTCATTTGCATGGAAATATTCGCTTTGCCCGAAGCACAAATCCATCCGACGCTGATCGTTTATACCCGATAAAGGGGAATCATTTAAACCCGGGGGATAAATGTCCGGAAGGTTTTCAGCTTCGGCCCCACGTCGTTTGGTTTGGCGAAGAAGTTCCCTTATTGCCCGTAGCTCAAAAAATCGTAGAAAGAGCGGACTATTTAATTATTTCAGGCACTTCTTTAACTGTATATCCAGCAGCTAACCTGATTTATGCCGCTAATTATAAATGCAAAAAGTATCTGGTGGATCCCGGGTCCATCCATGTTACCGATATCGAGAACCTTTCCTTTATTAAAGAAAAAGCCAGTCTCGGGTTACCGAAACTGGCTGAAATGTTATTAAAGGAAGAAGTGATTAACGGCTAA
- the sprA gene encoding cell surface protein SprA — MAAKGKNKLKALPFLGILATVLIASYTFGIDELMLVSEGDAEYFYSALDSPTVNLPFPIYPQGDPNAPNSSNINLQDPLNLQNNVVYDPTTGNYNFNYNLSNGVPYQPGQSMTLEEYIDYDMENALKKGWQDLDNELSPSNSSKSPIPTLNVKGMEGIFGSNFIDIKPSGTAELRFGINTSKTENPQIPEKQRKITVFDFDQRIQLNVVGTIGNKLKLNTSYNTEATFDFENQMKLEYKGDEDEIIQSIEAGNVQLPLSGSLITGSQSLFGIKTQLKFGKLTATTVFSQQKGKRTEVEVSGGAQVSTFEITADNYEANKHYFLAHHFRNSYDNAMMALPQVASQINITRIEVWVTNTNNTVDNTRNIIAFADLGETSVLEGSPGSISGTLPNNSANGIYAFAANNSGVRGFNNATATLNSVITSPGPFQQSVHYEKVQNSRKLTEQEYQYNPLLGFITLNQPLNNDEVLAVAYQYTYQGQTFQVGEFSTDGVAGQEALILKLLKGTVTNPRFKRWDLMMKNIYSIGAYQVNKDNFRLDVWYNNPATSVDVNFIPQTGVDDKPLIQILNMDKFDPNNNPFPDGVFDFMPLTFTGNKANGGGTINPVNGRVIFTSVEPFGTTLKNKLLAAGIDPNVVNTIVYQPLYDSTKTAAQQIPQLNRFKLKGKYQSSTSSEISLNALNIPQGAVTVTAGGRTLVENTDYTVDYNLGRVRIINQGLLESQTPIKVSVESNTLFSMLTKTMIGTRFDYRLSKDISVGGTVLNMTERPLTQKINIGDEPVSNTMLGVDGSFKKEVPLLTRLVDKLPLISTKEKSVVTASAEYATIIPGTARAINGISYIDDFEGSQSAIDIRSFSMWHLASVPKGQPDLFPEASLTNNRDYGKNRALFNWHVVDPLFYNNNNLTPDHIKNSPMQSNHTMRQIFEQEVFPNRQLAQGQPTNIAVFDVSFWPNERGPYNFDTAASAYSAGLLNDGTLADPGSRWGGIMRQLQTTDFEAANIEFIQFWLMDPFNVDAVSDYGTTGGDLYFNLGNVSEDILADSRKSFENGLPTSDVFDPSILDTTAWGIVATTQPIVNAFENSSDPSVRLRQDVGLDGLPDAQEQQFFQQYVAWVNSSGLSQSAKDALINDPSNDDYNYYRDDDYDAAQLNIIQRYKRYNGHEGNSPTNEFSQGLNADGYPTSASTIPNVEDINQDNNLSEAESYFQYKISLRPQDMTVGQNFITDKLTKNVTLPDGSTKQITWYQFKVPIRKYEKVVNGISDFRSIRFIRMFVKNHTTPIVLRFARLEMIRGEWRTYQQSLLQPGEYIQDDPSNTTFNLFAVNIEENGNRVPIPYVLPPGINRQVDVATANLRNLNEQSLAFDVCGLEDGDARACYRNVAFDIRSYKRLKMFVHAETSSLTEQVTNSKDVTLFVRMGTDFTDNYYEYELPLTMTNWGASVDTDIWPASNEIDIEFELFRQLKLERNAKVLAGLMANNQMYSIHDPNYPDRLMKIIGNPNLQGLKVVMVGVRNPNKNSNEFSTTDLGDPKCFEVWINELRLTDFDQHGGWAAIGRVNANLADFAQVAISGNYSTPYWGSIEKKVSERQRDTRYGWDGSTSFEMGKFFPDKWGLKIPMFLGYSQTVIKPQYDPLNPDILFDQLPSDQKAISKDKVIDYTRRRSMNFTNVRKERANGKKAHFYDVENVSLTYSYSEIFKRDINTEYNINKTIRGGLNYTYNATPKAWEPFKQNKFMAKSKWFTLIKDINISKGPKLIAFRTDLNRSYNANQIRNNFDAIVFPTYNKNFTWVRSYDLKYDFTKNIKFDFNATNNGVIGEPIGRVDKQYRDEYQVFKDSVMQSIKTFGINKQYNHTANVNVTWPINKIPILDWITVTTRYSTSYDWQRAAFGQDTLGNTIQNSRNVNWNAQFNMTTLYNKVPYLKKVNTKLQSGGGGKGKNGGKEAVKGGRGKNGKAEENNNSDKNNSDSTKTNKKEREPIFTVGENIARVLMSVKTFSFTYSTTDGILLPGYNQRNYLMGMDAAWNAPGFGFISGKQNKDLFGREAEWAPGFNDYAFYAADQGWLVKNQFLNTQYTSNHNSNLSARTSIEPLTGFRIELNADKNITENYTTFFRWVDTLGGSPFLDYAAQNPMTNGMMSMSIITWKTAFVANKDNHVSPVFENFRDNRADASQLLGSANSNSNGQSSSEPGYRDGYGGTQQDVMIASFLAAYTGKNVSNSHTNPFGMTPLPNWRVTFDPMAKTKVKFMKKWFKSFSISHGYRSTMTIANYTTNLLGTKDANGNLNATDITGNFINPKQISIIAISEQFSPLINIDMTWNLKNKGKPGGLITKVEIKRDRNLSLSLVNNQVTEIRGNEFVVGSGYRFNQVKLPFKIGNKPLESDLNCRIDLSIRNNVTYTRKVVENQNQATAGQRMISIKSSADYAINQKLTVRFFYDKVLNRPVVSTSFPTANTNAGIAIRFTL; from the coding sequence GTGGCGGCAAAAGGAAAAAATAAACTGAAAGCATTGCCTTTCCTGGGCATTCTTGCGACTGTTTTGATCGCAAGTTATACCTTTGGTATAGATGAGTTAATGCTTGTAAGTGAGGGTGATGCTGAATATTTTTACTCTGCCCTCGATTCCCCAACTGTAAACCTGCCCTTCCCCATTTATCCCCAGGGAGATCCAAATGCTCCCAATTCGAGCAACATCAACCTGCAGGATCCTCTCAACCTTCAAAACAATGTAGTTTACGATCCTACTACAGGAAATTATAATTTCAACTACAACCTAAGTAACGGTGTTCCCTACCAACCCGGACAAAGCATGACGCTCGAGGAGTACATCGATTACGACATGGAAAATGCGCTGAAAAAAGGTTGGCAAGACTTAGATAACGAACTATCTCCTAGCAATTCTTCCAAAAGCCCGATTCCTACGCTAAATGTAAAAGGAATGGAAGGAATCTTTGGAAGTAATTTTATCGACATTAAACCTTCGGGAACAGCTGAGTTGAGATTTGGAATCAATACTTCAAAAACAGAAAATCCTCAAATACCGGAAAAGCAAAGAAAAATCACAGTGTTCGATTTCGACCAGCGCATTCAGCTGAATGTGGTTGGTACCATTGGAAACAAACTTAAACTCAATACCAGCTACAATACAGAAGCCACCTTCGATTTCGAAAATCAAATGAAACTCGAATACAAAGGCGATGAAGATGAAATCATTCAAAGTATTGAAGCCGGTAACGTTCAATTACCATTATCAGGTTCGCTCATTACGGGTAGTCAGTCATTATTCGGTATCAAAACCCAATTAAAATTCGGGAAATTAACTGCCACAACCGTATTCTCGCAGCAGAAAGGTAAGCGTACGGAAGTAGAGGTTTCGGGTGGAGCACAGGTAAGCACCTTCGAAATCACTGCCGATAATTACGAGGCTAACAAACACTATTTCCTTGCTCATCATTTCAGAAATAGTTACGATAATGCCATGATGGCATTGCCACAAGTTGCTTCTCAAATTAACATTACCAGAATTGAAGTTTGGGTTACAAATACAAATAACACGGTCGACAATACACGGAACATCATCGCATTTGCCGACCTCGGCGAAACTTCAGTGTTGGAGGGAAGTCCCGGTTCTATTTCCGGAACGCTGCCAAACAATTCCGCCAATGGAATTTACGCCTTTGCAGCAAATAACTCCGGCGTTCGCGGTTTCAATAATGCAACTGCAACTTTAAATTCAGTCATCACTTCTCCCGGACCATTCCAACAATCGGTACATTATGAAAAAGTGCAGAACTCGCGAAAGCTGACCGAACAGGAATACCAATACAATCCATTACTCGGATTCATCACTTTAAATCAACCGCTAAATAACGACGAGGTTCTCGCTGTAGCTTATCAGTACACGTATCAGGGACAAACCTTCCAGGTGGGTGAGTTTTCCACCGATGGTGTTGCCGGTCAGGAAGCATTGATTTTAAAATTACTGAAAGGTACCGTTACAAATCCACGCTTTAAACGCTGGGATTTAATGATGAAAAACATTTATTCCATTGGTGCTTATCAGGTAAACAAAGACAATTTCAGATTAGATGTTTGGTATAATAATCCTGCTACATCTGTAGATGTCAACTTCATTCCTCAAACGGGAGTGGATGATAAACCGCTCATCCAGATTTTAAACATGGATAAATTCGACCCCAACAACAATCCTTTTCCGGATGGGGTTTTCGATTTTATGCCTTTAACCTTTACAGGAAATAAGGCAAATGGAGGTGGTACTATAAACCCGGTGAATGGTCGTGTAATTTTTACCAGCGTTGAACCATTTGGAACGACACTGAAAAATAAATTATTGGCCGCCGGCATTGATCCTAATGTCGTAAACACTATCGTGTATCAACCCTTATACGATTCCACCAAAACTGCCGCACAACAGATTCCTCAATTAAATCGCTTTAAACTAAAAGGGAAATATCAATCTTCTACCAGCTCTGAAATTTCATTAAACGCACTGAACATTCCTCAAGGCGCAGTTACCGTCACCGCAGGTGGCAGAACACTTGTAGAAAACACCGATTATACCGTAGATTACAACCTGGGAAGAGTGCGAATAATTAATCAGGGCTTACTTGAATCACAAACTCCCATTAAAGTTTCTGTTGAGAGTAATACATTATTTAGCATGCTTACTAAAACGATGATCGGAACACGATTCGACTATCGCTTGAGTAAAGACATCAGTGTTGGCGGAACCGTTTTGAATATGACAGAGCGTCCGCTTACACAAAAAATAAATATTGGTGATGAACCTGTAAGCAATACCATGTTAGGTGTTGATGGAAGTTTCAAAAAAGAAGTCCCACTTCTCACTCGCTTGGTAGATAAACTTCCATTGATCTCCACCAAAGAAAAATCAGTAGTAACGGCATCAGCGGAATATGCAACCATTATTCCCGGAACTGCAAGAGCCATTAACGGAATTTCGTATATCGACGATTTTGAAGGATCACAATCTGCTATCGATATCCGTTCTTTTTCCATGTGGCATCTGGCAAGTGTTCCTAAAGGACAACCAGATTTATTTCCGGAAGCAAGTCTAACCAACAATAGAGATTACGGTAAAAACAGAGCTTTATTTAACTGGCACGTTGTAGATCCGTTGTTCTATAACAATAACAACCTTACTCCGGATCATATCAAAAATTCCCCGATGCAATCTAATCACACCATGCGTCAGATTTTTGAGCAGGAGGTTTTTCCGAATCGACAATTAGCACAGGGTCAACCCACCAACATTGCGGTTTTCGATGTTTCTTTCTGGCCGAATGAAAGAGGACCATACAATTTCGATACAGCAGCTTCGGCATATTCTGCAGGATTATTAAACGATGGGACCTTAGCCGATCCGGGATCTCGCTGGGGAGGAATTATGCGTCAGCTCCAAACGACCGATTTCGAAGCAGCAAATATTGAATTCATCCAGTTTTGGTTAATGGATCCATTCAACGTGGATGCAGTAAGTGATTATGGCACCACGGGTGGTGATTTGTATTTCAATCTTGGAAATGTTTCAGAAGATATTCTCGCCGATTCAAGAAAAAGTTTCGAAAATGGTTTGCCCACAAGTGATGTTTTTGATCCCTCTATTCTGGATACAACTGCCTGGGGAATTGTAGCTACCACCCAACCCATCGTAAATGCATTTGAAAACTCTTCCGACCCGAGCGTGCGACTTCGTCAGGATGTTGGATTAGACGGATTACCGGATGCGCAGGAACAACAATTTTTCCAGCAATATGTAGCATGGGTAAATTCTTCCGGATTATCACAATCAGCTAAAGATGCGCTGATCAACGACCCTTCGAATGATGACTATAATTATTATCGCGATGATGATTATGACGCTGCCCAATTAAATATTATTCAGCGCTACAAAAGATACAATGGTCACGAAGGAAACTCGCCAACCAATGAATTTTCTCAGGGGTTAAATGCGGATGGTTATCCTACTTCAGCTTCTACCATTCCTAATGTGGAAGATATCAATCAGGATAATAACCTGAGCGAAGCTGAATCCTATTTCCAATATAAAATCAGTTTGCGTCCGCAAGACATGACCGTTGGTCAAAACTTCATCACCGACAAGCTCACAAAGAATGTTACGTTACCGGATGGGTCAACAAAACAAATCACCTGGTACCAGTTTAAAGTTCCGATTCGCAAATACGAAAAGGTGGTCAATGGAATTTCAGATTTCCGTTCAATCCGCTTTATCCGGATGTTCGTTAAAAACCACACTACCCCTATTGTTTTACGCTTTGCACGTCTTGAAATGATTCGCGGTGAGTGGAGAACCTATCAGCAATCGTTATTACAACCGGGAGAATATATTCAGGATGATCCTTCCAATACCACCTTCAATTTATTTGCAGTAAACATCGAAGAAAACGGAAACCGCGTTCCAATACCCTATGTACTACCTCCGGGAATTAACCGCCAGGTGGATGTAGCCACTGCCAACCTCCGTAATCTGAATGAGCAATCATTGGCATTTGATGTATGCGGACTCGAAGATGGAGATGCACGTGCTTGTTACAGAAATGTAGCGTTTGATATCCGCTCGTACAAACGTTTGAAAATGTTCGTTCATGCAGAAACTTCATCATTAACAGAACAAGTAACCAACAGTAAAGATGTAACCCTCTTCGTTAGAATGGGAACTGATTTCACAGATAACTACTATGAATATGAGTTGCCATTAACCATGACCAATTGGGGAGCTTCGGTAGATACGGATATTTGGCCGGCATCCAACGAGATTGATATTGAGTTCGAATTATTCCGCCAATTAAAATTGGAGAGAAATGCAAAAGTGCTGGCGGGACTAATGGCCAATAATCAGATGTACTCCATCCATGACCCGAATTATCCCGACCGGTTAATGAAAATTATAGGTAATCCGAATCTTCAGGGATTAAAAGTGGTAATGGTCGGTGTGCGCAATCCGAATAAAAACAGCAACGAATTTTCTACAACAGATTTAGGCGATCCAAAATGTTTCGAAGTTTGGATTAACGAATTACGACTCACCGATTTCGATCAGCATGGCGGATGGGCTGCCATTGGAAGAGTGAATGCAAATCTCGCAGATTTTGCACAAGTAGCCATTTCCGGTAATTACAGTACTCCTTATTGGGGAAGCATCGAAAAAAAGGTTAGCGAAAGACAACGCGATACCCGTTACGGTTGGGACGGATCCACATCTTTTGAAATGGGCAAATTCTTCCCGGATAAATGGGGATTAAAAATTCCGATGTTCCTGGGCTATTCGCAAACGGTCATTAAACCCCAATACGATCCTTTAAATCCGGACATTCTATTTGATCAGCTTCCTTCAGATCAAAAAGCGATTTCTAAAGATAAAGTAATCGATTATACCCGAAGGAGAAGTATGAACTTTACGAATGTCCGTAAAGAAAGAGCCAATGGAAAAAAAGCTCACTTCTACGATGTAGAAAATGTCAGTCTTACCTATTCCTACAGCGAAATTTTCAAAAGAGATATCAATACCGAATACAACATCAACAAAACTATCCGAGGTGGTTTAAATTACACCTATAACGCTACACCAAAAGCCTGGGAGCCATTTAAGCAAAATAAATTCATGGCTAAATCAAAATGGTTTACGCTGATTAAGGATATTAATATTTCTAAAGGACCGAAATTAATTGCGTTCAGAACAGATTTAAATCGCTCCTACAATGCCAATCAAATCCGGAATAATTTTGATGCCATTGTTTTCCCAACCTATAACAAGAACTTCACCTGGGTGAGATCATATGATTTAAAATATGACTTCACCAAAAACATCAAATTCGATTTTAATGCTACCAACAACGGTGTTATCGGAGAACCTATTGGTCGTGTTGACAAACAATACCGCGACGAATATCAGGTATTCAAGGATAGTGTGATGCAAAGCATAAAAACATTCGGTATCAATAAACAATACAATCATACTGCCAATGTAAATGTCACATGGCCCATCAATAAAATTCCAATTCTGGATTGGATAACTGTTACTACCCGTTACAGCACCTCTTACGATTGGCAACGTGCAGCATTTGGTCAGGACACTCTAGGAAATACCATCCAAAATTCCCGGAATGTGAACTGGAATGCACAGTTTAACATGACCACGCTTTACAATAAAGTTCCTTACCTGAAAAAAGTAAACACCAAGCTTCAAAGTGGAGGTGGCGGAAAAGGTAAAAATGGGGGTAAAGAAGCAGTAAAAGGTGGTCGAGGTAAAAATGGAAAAGCTGAGGAGAATAATAATTCAGATAAAAATAATTCAGACTCAACCAAAACAAACAAGAAAGAACGGGAACCTATTTTCACCGTAGGTGAAAACATTGCACGTGTGTTGATGAGTGTAAAAACATTCTCTTTTACCTATAGCACAACCGATGGTATTTTATTACCGGGATACAACCAAAGAAATTATCTGATGGGAATGGATGCTGCATGGAATGCTCCCGGATTCGGATTTATTTCTGGTAAACAAAACAAAGATTTATTCGGAAGAGAAGCTGAATGGGCTCCCGGATTTAACGACTATGCTTTTTATGCCGCTGACCAGGGCTGGCTTGTAAAAAATCAATTCTTAAATACTCAATACACTTCAAATCACAATTCCAATTTATCTGCAAGAACATCCATTGAACCGCTCACAGGATTCAGAATTGAATTGAATGCAGATAAAAATATCACTGAAAACTATACCACCTTCTTTAGGTGGGTGGACACCTTAGGCGGCTCCCCATTCTTAGATTATGCGGCGCAAAATCCAATGACTAATGGAATGATGTCAATGTCCATTATCACCTGGAAAACTGCTTTTGTTGCCAATAAAGACAACCATGTTTCCCCTGTATTTGAAAACTTCCGCGATAACCGGGCAGATGCCTCTCAATTACTGGGATCAGCCAATTCAAATTCAAATGGTCAAAGTTCTTCCGAACCTGGATACAGAGATGGATATGGTGGAACACAACAAGACGTAATGATCGCTTCATTCCTGGCCGCATACACAGGGAAAAACGTATCTAATTCGCATACCAATCCATTTGGCATGACTCCACTACCTAACTGGAGAGTAACCTTCGATCCTATGGCGAAGACGAAAGTTAAATTCATGAAAAAATGGTTTAAGTCATTCTCCATTTCGCATGGTTACAGATCAACCATGACCATCGCAAATTATACTACCAACTTATTAGGTACTAAAGACGCCAATGGAAATCTAAACGCTACCGATATTACAGGTAACTTTATCAACCCAAAACAAATCAGCATTATTGCGATTTCCGAGCAATTCAGTCCGCTGATCAACATCGACATGACCTGGAATTTAAAAAACAAAGGGAAGCCTGGTGGATTGATTACTAAAGTCGAAATCAAAAGAGACCGCAATTTATCGTTGAGTTTGGTAAATAATCAGGTAACGGAAATCCGCGGAAATGAATTTGTGGTTGGTTCCGGCTATCGTTTCAACCAGGTAAAACTTCCATTCAAAATCGGGAATAAGCCTCTGGAAAGCGATTTAAATTGCCGTATCGACCTTTCTATTCGCAACAACGTAACATACACCCGTAAAGTGGTGGAAAACCAAAATCAGGCCACAGCTGGTCAGCGAATGATTTCCATTAAATCATCTGCAGATTATGCCATCAACCAGAAATTGACTGTTCGTTTCTTTTACGACAAAGTACTGAACAGACCTGTTGTATCAACTTCCTTCCCTACTGCAAATACTAATGCAGGTATTGCCATCAGATTCACTTTGTGA
- a CDS encoding NADP-dependent malic enzyme: protein MTQVKFKKQEALDYHSQGRKGKIEVIPTKPYASQRDLSLAYSPGVAEPCLAIHKRKQDVYKYTSKGNLVAVISNGTAVLGLGDIGPEASKPVMEGKGMLFKIYADIDVFDIEISENRVDEFVKVVKAISPTFGGINLEDIKAPECFEIEKRLKEELDIPIMHDDQHGTAIISSAALLNALELAGKKIEKVRIVVNGAGAAAISCAKLYIALGAKKENVIMLDSKGPITKSRKDLDEYKSYFATSKKVADLSEAMENADVFLGLSKGNILTREMIKSMAKNPIVFALANPDPEISYKDARAVREDVIVATGRSDQPNQVNNVLGFPYIFRGALDVRATTINEEMKLAAVRAIASLAKEPVPEEVNEAYGEKNISFGKENIIPKPLDPRLLWTVAPAVAKAASESGVAREPIEDIDLYIEELKKKTGHDNKLLRNITEKASKNPKKIVFAEGDNYKILKAAQTAIEEGIAIPILLGDRKKIESLIKEYSLDLEEAEIIDPRDPSEQERRMKYGELLFKKRQRKGMTLFESQKIMRERNHFGAMMVEVGAADALISGITRSYKEVIKPALQIIGTAEDVKRVAGMYVIFSKEGPVFFADTTVNHNPSAEEIVDITLMVSKAVKNFKINPRIALLSYSNFGSANGDDPEKMRKAVSILHKEHPNMVVDGEMQANFAFNQELLEEFFTFSDLNGKKPNTFIFPNLSAGNIAYKMIQEMTNAEVIGPILLGMKKSFHVLQIGCSVREIVNMVKIAVLDAQTKSKK, encoded by the coding sequence ATGACGCAAGTTAAATTCAAAAAACAGGAAGCACTCGATTACCATTCGCAAGGACGAAAAGGTAAAATTGAAGTAATTCCCACCAAGCCATACGCCTCGCAACGCGATCTTTCCCTGGCTTATTCACCCGGAGTGGCAGAACCTTGTTTGGCTATTCACAAGCGAAAACAAGACGTGTACAAATACACTTCCAAAGGAAATCTGGTGGCAGTAATCTCTAACGGAACAGCGGTGCTGGGCTTAGGAGATATTGGACCAGAAGCTTCAAAGCCTGTCATGGAGGGTAAGGGAATGCTCTTTAAAATATATGCGGATATTGATGTTTTTGATATCGAAATTTCTGAAAACCGCGTTGATGAATTCGTTAAGGTGGTAAAAGCAATATCACCAACTTTTGGTGGAATTAATCTGGAGGATATTAAAGCTCCCGAATGCTTTGAAATAGAAAAACGGCTGAAAGAAGAGCTGGATATTCCTATCATGCATGACGACCAGCATGGTACGGCAATTATAAGCAGTGCAGCCTTATTAAATGCACTTGAGCTCGCAGGTAAAAAGATTGAAAAAGTACGGATTGTTGTTAACGGGGCCGGAGCAGCTGCCATATCTTGCGCAAAACTTTACATTGCATTAGGTGCTAAAAAAGAGAATGTAATCATGCTCGATTCCAAAGGGCCTATTACAAAATCAAGAAAAGACCTTGATGAATACAAATCATATTTTGCAACGAGTAAAAAAGTAGCTGACCTATCGGAAGCGATGGAAAATGCTGACGTGTTTTTAGGCTTATCAAAAGGGAACATTCTAACCCGTGAGATGATTAAAAGCATGGCAAAAAATCCGATTGTATTTGCACTTGCCAATCCCGATCCTGAAATTTCATATAAAGATGCACGTGCTGTACGCGAAGATGTTATTGTTGCAACAGGGAGATCCGACCAACCCAATCAGGTAAACAACGTACTTGGTTTCCCCTACATTTTCAGAGGAGCACTTGATGTTAGAGCAACCACCATTAACGAAGAAATGAAACTGGCTGCAGTACGCGCTATTGCATCCTTAGCCAAGGAACCTGTTCCGGAAGAAGTGAATGAAGCTTATGGCGAAAAAAACATTTCATTCGGAAAAGAAAACATTATTCCCAAACCACTAGATCCACGTTTATTATGGACCGTTGCTCCTGCAGTGGCAAAAGCCGCTTCCGAATCCGGTGTGGCGCGCGAGCCAATTGAGGACATCGATTTATACATCGAGGAACTAAAAAAGAAAACGGGTCACGATAATAAACTGCTTCGTAATATCACCGAAAAAGCGAGTAAAAACCCTAAAAAGATAGTCTTCGCAGAGGGCGATAATTATAAAATTTTAAAAGCGGCTCAAACAGCAATTGAAGAAGGAATCGCAATACCGATTTTACTTGGAGACCGTAAAAAAATAGAAAGCCTTATTAAAGAATATTCATTGGATCTTGAAGAGGCCGAAATAATAGATCCCCGCGATCCTTCCGAACAGGAACGCAGAATGAAATATGGCGAGTTGTTATTTAAGAAACGCCAGAGAAAAGGCATGACTTTGTTTGAGTCACAAAAAATCATGCGTGAGCGAAATCACTTTGGTGCAATGATGGTAGAGGTGGGTGCTGCAGATGCTTTAATCAGCGGGATTACCCGAAGCTATAAAGAGGTCATTAAACCTGCTTTGCAAATTATCGGAACCGCAGAAGATGTTAAACGTGTTGCTGGAATGTATGTAATCTTTTCAAAAGAAGGTCCCGTGTTTTTTGCCGACACCACTGTGAACCATAATCCATCTGCCGAAGAAATTGTTGATATCACACTGATGGTTTCAAAGGCGGTAAAAAACTTTAAAATCAATCCGAGAATTGCGCTGCTTTCGTATTCCAATTTTGGATCTGCCAATGGTGATGATCCGGAAAAAATGCGGAAAGCTGTTTCTATTCTTCATAAAGAACATCCGAACATGGTGGTGGATGGTGAAATGCAAGCCAATTTTGCATTCAATCAGGAACTGCTGGAAGAGTTTTTCACCTTTTCCGACCTCAATGGAAAAAAACCAAACACGTTCATTTTCCCGAATTTGTCGGCTGGAAACATTGCCTACAAAATGATTCAGGAAATGACCAATGCCGAGGTTATCGGACCCATCCTGCTTGGTATGAAAAAGTCATTCCATGTACTTCAAATCGGATGTTCGGTTCGTGAAATTGTAAACATGGTAAAAATCGCCGTTCTCGACGCTCAAACCAAAAGCAAAAAATAA
- the ruvA gene encoding Holliday junction branch migration protein RuvA, whose product MYEFVKGRMTEKNPAYVVIDCNGLGYFLHISLNTYTQLGNEENVLLFTHQVIREDAHILFGFKSKEERSVFRSLLNVSGVGASTARMVLSSMTPDEVQTAIGTGNVSAFQKIKGIGGKTAQRIIVDLSGKLEKLDLSAGNQGSAVRQEALSALVTLGFDKSTAEKGIDKVLASQNNLAVEELIKLALKNM is encoded by the coding sequence ATGTACGAATTCGTTAAGGGCAGAATGACTGAAAAAAATCCTGCCTATGTAGTAATCGATTGTAATGGCCTTGGGTATTTCCTTCATATATCTCTCAACACCTATACACAATTAGGGAATGAGGAGAACGTTCTTCTTTTCACCCACCAGGTGATTCGTGAAGATGCACATATATTATTCGGTTTTAAATCCAAAGAAGAGCGATCGGTTTTTCGCTCACTGCTGAATGTTTCCGGTGTTGGAGCAAGCACTGCCCGAATGGTTTTATCCTCCATGACACCCGATGAAGTACAAACTGCCATTGGTACAGGAAATGTTTCTGCCTTTCAAAAAATAAAAGGAATTGGAGGAAAAACAGCACAACGAATCATCGTTGACCTGTCCGGAAAACTGGAAAAATTAGACTTATCAGCTGGAAATCAAGGCTCCGCCGTGCGCCAAGAGGCTTTGTCGGCTCTTGTTACCTTAGGATTTGATAAGTCAACCGCAGAAAAAGGAATTGATAAAGTATTAGCTTCACAAAATAATCTGGCCGTTGAAGAGTTAATTAAACTGGCTTTGAAAAATATGTAA